One Haliaeetus albicilla chromosome 11, bHalAlb1.1, whole genome shotgun sequence genomic window carries:
- the CHCHD1 gene encoding small ribosomal subunit protein mS37, producing MAAPVYPAWVTRWVSGQWRQKKRPPAIRPTRPLVLANKVANRREQAGEATCITEMSVMMACWKQNDFSDTACAEEIRMFYDCVAKAEKERKDQNAETLSPRGSLTSSKVNKLLRRFPQITHYV from the exons ATGGCGGCGCCCGTCTACCCGGCCTGGGTCACCCGCTGGGTCTCCGGACAGTGGCGGCAGAAGAAGCGGCCCCCGGCGATCCGCCCGACCCGGCCGCTGGTGTTGGCCAACAAGGTGGCGAACCGCAGGGAGCAGGCGGGAG AGGCAACATGCATTACGGAGATGTCGGTAATGATGGCCTGCTGGAAACAGAATGACTTCAGCGATACAGCTTGCGCTGAGGAGATCCGGATGTTCTATGACTGCGTGGCAAAGGCAGAA aaggaGCGCAAGGATCAAAATGCGGAGACCCTGTCACCCAGGGGAAGCTTAACTTCAAGCAAAGTGAATAAGCTCCTGAGGAGGTTTCCTCAGATCACACATTATGTATAA